The following proteins are co-located in the Gorilla gorilla gorilla isolate KB3781 chromosome 18, NHGRI_mGorGor1-v2.1_pri, whole genome shotgun sequence genome:
- the LOC129527568 gene encoding titin-like isoform X4, whose translation MAAAEHRHSSGLPHWPYLTAETLKNRMGHQPPPPTQQHSITDNSLSLKTRAECLVYPLPPSADDNLTTPPECFLTPLPPSAPPSADDNLKTPPLATQEAEAEKPPKPERERAADVEPPPKPERQRAADVQPSRKPERRRTTDVQPSRKPERRRAAVDKTPAEFLVYPLPPSADDNLETPLECLLAPLPPSRLSPAPPSADDKTPAEFLVYPLPPSADDNLETPLKCLLTPLPPSAPPSADDNLKTPPLATQEAEAEKPPKPERQRAADVEPPPKPERWRAADVQPSRKPERRRTTDVQPSRKPERRRTTDVQPSRKPERRRAAVDKTPAEFLVYPLPPSADDNLEMPLECLLTPLPPSPPPSADDNLKTPPLATQEAEAEKPPKPERQRAADVEPPPKPERRRAADVQPSWKPERRRTTDVQPSRKPERRRAAVDKTPAEFLVYPLPPSADDNLEMPLECLLTPLPPSPPPSADDNLKTPPLATQEAEAEKPPKPERQRAADVEPPPKPERRRAADVQPSWKPERRRTADVQPSRKPERRRAAVDKTPAEFLVYPLPPSADDNLEMPLECLLTPLPPSPPPSAPPSADDNLKTPPLATQEAEAEKPPKPERQRAADVEPPPKPERRRAADVQPSRKPERRRTTDVQPSRKPERRRAAVDKTPAEFLVYPLPPSADDNLEMPLECLLTPLPPSPPPSADDNLKTPPLATQEAEAEKPPKPERQRAADVEPPPKPERRRAADVQPSWKPERRRTTDVQPSRKPERRRAAVDKTPAEFLVYPLPPSADDNLEMPLECLLTPLPPSPPPSADDNLKTPPLATQEAEAEKPPKPERQRAADVEPPPKPERRRAADVQPSWKPERRRTTDVQPSRKPERRRAAVDKTPAEFLVYPLPPSADDNLEMPLECLLTPLPPSPPPSAPPSADDNLKTPPLATQEAEAEKPPKPERQRAADVEPPPKPERRRAADVQPSRKPERRRAADMQPSRKPERRRTTDVQPSRKPERQRAAVDKTPAEFLVYPLPPSADDNLEMPLECLLTPLPPSPPPSADDNLKTPPLATQEAEAEKPPKPERQRAADVEPPPKPERRRAADVQPSWKPERRRTTDVQPSRKPERRRAAVDKTPAEFLVYPLPPSADDNLETPLECLLAPLPPSRLSPAPPSADDKTPAEFLVYPLPPSADDNLETPLECLLTPLPPSPPPSAPPSADDNLKTPPLATQEAEAEKPPKPERQRAADVEPPPKPERRRAADVQPSRKPEGRRAADVQPSGKPERRRTTDVQPSRKPERRRAAVDKTPAEFLVYPLPPSADDNLETPLECLLAPLPPSRLSPAPPSADDKTPAEFLVYPLPPSADDNLETPLECLLTPLPPSPPPSAPPSADDNLKTPPLATQEAEAEKPPKPERQRAADVEPPPKPERRRAADVQPSWKPERRRAADVQPSGKPERRRTTDVQPSRKPERRRAAVDKTPAEFLVYPLPPSADDNLETPLECLLAPLPPSRLSPAPPSADDKTPAEFLVYPLPPSADDNLETPLECLLTPLPPSPPPSAPPSADDNLKTPPLATQEAEAEKPPKPERRRATDAQPSRKPERRRAADLESPPKPERRSAADAQPSPKPERRSTADVQPSPKPERRRAADLESPPKPERRRAADLESPPKPERRSAADAQPSPKPERRSAADVQPSPKPERRSAADVQPSPKPERRRAADAQPSPKPERRRAADLESPLKPERRSAADVQPSPKPERRRAADLESPPKPERRSAADAQPSPKPERRSAADAQPSLKPERRSAADVQPSPKPERRRAADLESPPKPERRRAADLESPPKPERRRAADLESPPKPERRSAADVQPSPKPERRSAADAQPSPKPERRSAADAQPSPKPERRSAADAQPSPKPERRRATDLESPPKLERRSAADTQPSPKPERRSAADAEPSSPEPKRRRVADEPPCKPPRKPKRRRAADRERPHKPPRKPKRWSAAEAQPSPKPERRSATDAEPPRKPKRRRAADRKPSSPEPKRRRVADVEPPHKPKRRRVADVRRPRKPPRKPKRWSAAKAQPSPKPEGRSAAEAQPSPKPEGRSAAEAQPSPKPEGRSAADAQPSPKPEGRGAADAQPSPKPEGRSTADAQASPKSERRSAAEAQPSPKPERRSAADTQPSLKPERRSVADLESPPKPERRSAAEAQPSPKPERRSAADTQPSPKPERRSVADTQPSPKPERRSAADTQPSPKPERRSVADTQPSPKPERRSVADTQPSPKPERRSVADLESPPKPERRSAADTQPSPKPERRSVADTQPSPKPERWSVADLESPPKPERRSAADLESPPKPERRSAAEAQPSPKPERRSAADTQPSPKPERRSVADTQPSPKPERRSVADTQPSPKPERRSVADLESPPKPERRSAAEAQPSPKPERRSAADTQPSPKPERRSAADAQPSPKPERRSAADAQPSPKPERRSAADAEPPRKRKRRRAADIELSSPEPKRRRIGDVERPRKPKRPRAADVEPSLPEPKRRRVGDVELPRKRKRPQAADVEPSLPEPKRRRLN comes from the coding sequence ATGGCGGCAGCGGAGCATCGTCATTCTTCAGGATTGCCCCACTGGCCCTACCTCAcagctgaaactttaaaaaacaggatGGGCCACCAGCCACCTCCTCCAACTCAACAACATTCTATAACTGATAACTCCCTGAGCCTCAAGACACGTGCCGAAtgtctggtctatccccttccaccctcagcggatgataatctcacgACGCCTCCCGAGTgtttcctcactcctcttccaccctcagctccaccctcagcggatgataatctcaagacacctcccttagctactcaggaggctgaggcagaaaaaccacccaaacccgagagagagagggccgctgacgtggaaccaccaccgaaacccgagaggcagagggccgctgacgtgcaaccatcacggaaacccgagaggcggaggaccactgacgtgcaaccatcacggaaacccgagaggcggagggccgcagtggataagacacctgccgagtttctggtctatccccttccaccctcagcggatgataatctcgaaacgcctctcgagtgtctcctcgctcctcttccaccctcacgtctatccccagctccaccctcagcggatgataagacacctgccgagtttctggtctatccccttccaccctcagcggatgataatctcgaaacgcctctcaagtgtctcctcactcctcttccaccctcagctccaccctcagcggatgataatctcaagacacctcccttagctactcaggaggctgaggcagaaaaaccacccaaacccgagagacagagggccgctgacgtggaaccaccaccgaaacccgagaggtggagggccgctgacgtgcaaccatcacggaaacccgagaggcggaggaccactgatgtgcaaccatcacggaaacccgagaggcggaggaccactgacgtgcaaccatcacggaaacccgagaggcggagggccgcagtggataagacacctgccgagtttctggtctatccccttccaccctcagcggatgataatctcgaaatgcctctcgagtgtctcctcactcctcttccaccctcacctccaccctcagcggatgataatctcaagacacctcccttagctactcaggaggctgaggcagaaaaaccacccaaacccgagagacagagggccgctgacgtggaaccaccaccgaaacccgagaggcggagggccgctgacgtgcaaccatcatggaaacccgagaggcggaggaccactgacgtgcaaccatcacggaaacccgagaggcggagggccgcagtggataagacacctgccgagtttctggtctatccccttccaccctcagcggatgataatctcgaaatgcctctcgagtgtctcctcactcctcttccaccctcacctccaccctcagcggatgataatctcaagacacctcccttagctactcaggaggctgaggcagaaaaaccacccaaacccgagagacagagggccgctgacgtggaaccaccaccgaaacccgagaggcggagggccgctgacgtgcaaccatcatggaaacccgagaggcggaggaccgctgacgtgcaaccatcacggaaacccgagaggcggagggccgcagtggataagacacctgccgagtttctggtctatccccttccaccctcagcggatgataatctcgaaatgcctctcgagtgtctcctcactcctcttccaccctcacctccaccctcagctccaccctcagcggatgataatctcaagacacctcccttagctactcaggaggctgaggcagaaaaaccacccaaacccgagagacagagggccgctgacgtggaaccaccaccgaaacccgagaggcggagggccgctgacgtgcaaccatcacggaaacccgagaggcggaggaccactgacgtgcaaccatcacggaaacccgagaggcggagggccgcagtggataagacacctgccgagtttctggtctatccccttccaccctcagcggatgataatctcgaaatgcctctcgagtgtctcctcactcctcttccaccctcacctccaccctcagcggatgataatctcaagacacctcccttagctactcaggaggctgaggcagaaaaaccacccaaacccgagagacagagggccgctgacgtggaaccaccaccgaaacccgagaggcggagggccgctgacgtgcaaccatcatggaaacccgagaggcggaggaccactgacgtgcaaccatcacggaaacccgagaggcggagggccgcagtggataagacacctgccgagtttctggtctatccccttccaccctcagcggatgataatctcgaaatgcctctcgagtgtctcctcactcctcttccaccctcacctccaccctcagcggatgataatctcaagacacctcccttagctactcaggaggctgaggcagaaaaaccacccaaacccgagagacagagggccgctgacgtggaaccaccaccgaaacccgagaggcggagggccgctgacgtgcaaccatcatggaaacccgagaggcggaggaccactgacgtgcaaccatcacggaaacccgagaggcggagggccgcagtggataagacacctgccgagtttctggtctatccccttccaccctcagcggatgataatctcgaaatgcctctcgagtgtctcctcactcctcttccaccctcacctccaccctcagctccaccctcagcggatgataatctcaagacacctcccttagctactcaggaggctgaggcggaaaaaccacccaaacccgagagacagagggccgctgacgtggaaccaccaccgaaacccgagaggcggagggccgctgacgtgcaaccatcacggaaacccgagaggcggagggccgctgacatgcaaccatcacggaaacccgagaggcggaggaccactgacgtgcaaccatcacggaaacccgagaggcagagggccgcagtggataagacacctgccgagtttctggtctatccccttccaccctcagcggatgataatctcgaaatgcctctcgagtgtctcctcactcctcttccaccctcacctccaccctcagcggatgataatctcaagacacctcccttagctactcaggaggctgaggcagaaaaaccacccaaacccgagagacagagggccgctgacgtggaaccaccaccgaaacccgagaggcggagggccgctgacgtgcaaccatcatggaaacccgagaggcggaggaccactgacgtgcaaccatcacggaaacccgagaggcggagggccgcagtggataagacacctgccgagtttctggtctatccccttccaccctcagcggatgataatctcgaaacgcctctcgagtgtctcctcgctcctcttccaccctcacgtctatccccagctccaccctcagcggatgataagacacctgccgagtttctggtctatccccttccaccctcagcggatgataatctcgaaacgcctctcgagtgtctcctcactcctcttccaccctcacctccaccctcagctccaccctcagcggatgataatctcaagacacctcccttagctactcaggaggctgaggcagaaaaaccacccaaacccgagagacagagggccgctgacgtggaaccaccaccgaaacccgagaggcggagggccgctgacgtgcaaccatcacggaaacccgaggggcggagggccgctgacgtgcaaccatcagggaaacccgagaggcggaggaccactgacgtgcaaccatcacggaaacccgagaggcggagggccgcagtggataagacacctgccgagtttctggtctatccccttccaccctcagcggatgataatctcgaaacgcctctcgagtgtctcctcgctcctcttccaccctcacgtctatccccagctccaccctcagcggatgataagacacctgccgagtttctggtctatccccttccaccctcagcggatgataatctcgaaacgcctctcgagtgtctcctcactcctcttccaccctcacctccaccctcagctccaccctcggcggatgataatctcaagacacctcccttagctactcaggaggctgaggcagaaaaaccacccaaacccgagagacagagggccgctgacgtggaaccaccaccgaaacccgagaggcggagggccgctgacgtgcaaccatcatggaaacccgagaggcggagggccgctgacgtgcaaccatcagggaaacccgagaggcggaggaccactgacgtgcaaccatcacggaaacccgagaggcggagggccgcagtggataagacacctgccgagtttctggtctatccccttccaccctcagcggatgataatctcgaaacgcctctcgagtgtctccttgctcctcttccaccctcacgtctatccccagctccaccctcagcggatgataagacacctgccgagtttctggtctatccccttccaccctcagcggatgataatctcgaaacgcctctcgagtgtctcctcactcctcttccaccctcacctccaccctcagctccaccctcagcggatgataatctcaagacacctcccttagctactcaggaggctgaggcagaaaaaccaccgaaacccgagaggcggagggccactGATGCGCagccatcacggaaacccgagaggcggagggccgctgacctggaatcaccaccgaaacccgagaggcggagcgccgctgacgcgcagccgtcgccgaaacccgagaggcggagcaccGCTGACGtacagccgtcgccgaaacctgagaggcggagggccgctgacctggaatcaccaccgaaacccgagaggcggagggccgctgacctggaatcaccaccgaaacccgagaggcggagcgccgctgacgcgcagccgtcgccaaaacccgagaggcggagcgccgctgacgtgcagccgtcgccgaaacctgagaggcggagcgccgctgacgttcaaccatcaccaaaacccgagaggcggagggccgctgacgcgcagccgtcgccgaaacctgagaggcggagggccgctgacctggaatcaccactgaaacccgagaggcggagcgccgctgacgttcaaccatcaccaaaacccgagaggcggagggccgctgacctggaatcaccaccgaaacccgagaggcggagcgctgctgacgcgcaaccatcaccgaaacccgagaggcggagcgccgctgacgcgcaaccatcactgaaacccgagaggcggagcgccgctgacgtacagccgtcgccgaaacctgagaggcggagggccgctgacctggaatcaccaccgaaacccgagaggcggagggccgctgacctggaatcaccaccgaaacccgagaggcggagggccgctgacctggaatcaccaccgaaacccgagaggcggagcgccgctgacgttcaaccatcaccaaaacccgagaggcggagcgctgctgacgcgcaaccatcaccgaaacccgagaggcggagcgccgctgacgcgcaaccatcaccgaaacccgagaggcggagcgccgctgacgcgcagccgtcgccgaaacctgagaggcggagggccactgacctggaatcaccaccgaaactcgagaggcggagcgccgctgacacgcaaccatcaccgaaacccgagaggcggagcgccgctgacgcggaaccatcatcacccgaacccaagaggcggagggtcgctgacgAACCGCCATGCAAACCCCCAcgcaaacccaagaggcggagggccgctgacagGGAACGGCCACACAAACCCCCACgcaaacccaagaggtggagcgccgctgaggcgcagccgtcgccgaaacctgagaggcggagcgccaCTGACGCGGAACCTCCACGCaagcccaagaggcggagggccgctgaccggaaaccatcatcacccgaacccaagaggcggagggtcgctgacgtggaaccgCCACACAAACCCAAGAGGCGCAGGGTCGCTGACGTGAGACGGCCACGCAAACCCCCACgcaaacccaagaggtggagcgcCGCtaaggcgcagccgtcgccgaaacccgaggggcggagcgccgctgaggcgcagccgtcgccgaaacccgaggggcggagcgccgctgaggcgcagccgtcgccgaaacccgaggggcggagcgccgctgacgcgcagccgtcgccgaaacccgaggggcggggcgccgctgacgcgcagccgtcgccgaaacccgaggggcggagcACCGCTGACGCGCAAGCATCACCGAaatccgagaggcggagcgccgctgaggcgcagccgtcgccgaaacccgagaggcggagcgccgctgacacgcagccatcactgaaacctgagaggcggagcgtcgctgacctggaatcaccaccgaaacccgagaggcggagcgccgctgaggcgcagccgtcgccgaaacccgagaggcggagcgccgctgacacgcagccatcaccgaaacccgagaggcggagcgtcgctgacacgcagccatcaccgaaacccgagaggcggagcgctgctgacacgcagccatcaccgaaacccgagaggcggagcgtcgctgacacgcagccatcaccgaaacctgagaggcggagcgtcgctgacacgcagccatcaccgaaacccgagaggcggagcgtcgctgacctggaatcaccaccgaaacccgagaggcggagcgccgctgacacgcagccatcaccgaaacctgagaggcggagcgtcgctgacacgcagccatcaccgaaacctgagaggtggagcgtcgctgacctggaatcaccaccgaaacccgagaggcggagcgccgctgacctggaatcaccaccgaaacccgagaggcggagcgccgctgaggcgcagccgtcgccgaaacccgagaggcggagcgccgctgacacgcagccatcaccgaaacctgagaggcggagcgtcgctgacacgcagccatcaccgaaacctgagaggcggagcgtcgctgacacgcagccatcaccgaaacccgagaggcggagcgtcgctgacctggaatcaccaccgaaacccgagaggcggagcgccgctgaggcgcagccgtcgccgaaacccgagaggcggagcgccgctgacacgcagccgtcgccgaaacccgagaggcggagcgccgctgacgcgcagccgtcgccgaaacccgagaggcggagcgccgctgatgcgcagccgtcgccgaaacccgagaggcggagcgccgctgacgcggaACCGCCTCGCAAACGCAAGAGGCGGAGGGCAGCGGACATTGAActatcatcacccgaacccaagaggcggaggatCGGTGACGTGGAACGGCCACGCAAACccaagaggccgagggccgccgacgtggaaccatcattacccgaacccaagaggcggagggtcggTGACGTGGAACTGCCACGCAAACGCAAGAGGCCGCAGGCCGCCGACGTGGAACCATCAttacccgaacccaagaggcggaggttgaattAG